The following proteins come from a genomic window of Salvia hispanica cultivar TCC Black 2014 chromosome 4, UniMelb_Shisp_WGS_1.0, whole genome shotgun sequence:
- the LOC125222635 gene encoding putative late blight resistance protein homolog R1B-16, giving the protein MSIVGIPGQGKTTLAWKVYQNESICFHFPICIWVYMSQVFNSKDVFLQILKKFTPSQDTSRLNDDELAQTVRACLENEKFLLVLDDVWSVDAWEKIQAVLPLDNGEGKVLITTREKVVGEQSNVYRPPHNLKFLTRDESWELLQYEVFEDLNQCPEDLKGIGEHIAMKCDGVPLTIVVIGGILKDQLLKSRSTAVDEWQTMSQSVSEALQNRATRITEVVELSYHRLPDDLRECFVFLGVFPEDYEIPAKMLCGLWISEGFVLPRKGRSIEESAEENMNDLISRNLLKVEKTNHMDKVKTCRVHDMIRAFCISKIKEENLCEEVRRSSKTRELEPSGSQLQKSHRLCFRSDLSKFLSTNPSGPHVRSILCFYERPVELESEHLAVIPDGFKRLRILESKCIKLESFPGKVVKLVHLRYLTLYIVTLKTLPESISQLWNLQSLVVETKFRSISMKANLWRMVRLRYLKTRAAIVLESTKSDSEAGQNLHTLNRLAPESCTDAVSKNAVNLKILGISGKLASIFENNFLEKLHHLEKLKLCERASEDMLPNLPPRSCFPPNLKRLTLMNTSLEWKHMSTLAMIKTLEALKLKDNAFVGVSWNLGNDTFPKLQLLLIAQAGLVLWEATPEAFPNLKFLVINNCENLKEIPVCLGGKLEKLEIERVRPSLVQSAVKIDQQQKQRATSKFDAPLALIIGPVAAALARGPT; this is encoded by the exons ATGTCCATCGTGGGCATACCTGGTCAGGGGAAAACTACTTTGGCATGGAAGGTTTATCAGAACGAGTCCATCTGTTTTCATTTTCCCATTTGCATTTGGGTTTACATGTCTCAAGTGTTCAACAGCAAGGACGTTTTCCTCCAAATCCTCAAGAAATTCACTCCCAGTCAAGACACATCGAGACTCAATGATGACGAATTGGCCCAAACAGTTCGTGCGTgcttggaaaatgaaaaattcttGTTAGTCCTGGATGATGTATGGAGTGTTGATGCATGGGAAAAGATCCAGGCAGTGCTGCCATTAGACAATGGGGAGGGTAAAGTCCTCATCACCACCCGAGAGAAAGTCGTTGGAGAACAATCTAATGTTTATAGACCTCCCCACAATCTCAAGTTCTTAACTCGTGATGAAAGTTGGGAGCTCCTCCAGTATGAGGTATTTGAGGATTTGAATCAATGCCCTGAAGATTTGAAGGGCATTGGGGAACATATAGCCATGAAGTGTGATGGAGTGCCACTGACAATAGTTGTGATCGGAGGTATTCTTAAGGACCAGCTTCTGAAATCTCGATCAACAGCTGTGGATGAGTGGCAGACGATGTCACAAAGTGTGAGCGAAGCCTTACAAAATAGGGCGACACGCATAACAGAAGTCGTGGAGTTGAGCTATCACAGATTGCCCGATGACTTGAGAGAGTGCTTTGTTTTCTTGGGTGTATTTCCAGAAGATTACGAGATTCCAGCTAAGATGTTGTGTGGGTTATGGATTTCTGAAGGATTTGTACTTCCTAGAAAAGGAAGAAGCATCGAGGAAAGTGCGGAGGAGAATATGAATGATCTCATCAGTAGGAACTTGCTCAAAGTCGAGAAAACTAATCATATggataaagtaaaaacatgCCGTGTTCATGATATGATACGTGCATTCTGCATATCCAAAATTAAGGAGGAGAATTTGTGTGAGGAGGTTAGACGATCATCGAAGACCAGGGAACTCGAACCTTCAGGTTCTCAGCTACAAAAATCTCATCGCCTTTGTTTCCGTTCGGATCTGTCTAAGTTCTTGTCTACAAACCCATCAGGTCCCCATGTTCGGTCGATTTTGTGTTTCTATGAGAGGCCGGTCGAGCTGGAGTCGGAGCATCTAGCAGTTATACCAGACGGCTTCAAAAGGCTCCGGATTTTGGAGTCCAAGTGCATCAAATTGGAAAGTTTTCCTGGAAAAGTTGTCAAGCTAGTCCATCTCAGGTACCTCACCTTATATATCGTAACTCTCAAAACTCTTCCAGAGTCAATCTCCCAGCTATGGAACCTACAATCTCTCGTAGTAGAGACCAAGTTTCGTTCCATTTCAATGAAAGCAAATTTGTGGAGGATGGTGCGGCTGAGGTATCTCAAGACAAGAGCAGCTATTGTCCTAGAAAGTACTAAATCCGACAGCGAAGCAGGGCAGAACCTTCATACATTGAATAGATTGGCACCCGAATCTTGCACTGATGCCGTCTCCAAAAATGCTGTAAACCTCAAGATCTTGGGAATTTCTGGGAAACTGGCctccatttttgaaaataatttcctAGAAAAATTGCATCATCTTGAAAAGCTGAAGCTTTGTGAACGGGCATCTGAAGATATGCTCCCTAATCTTCCCCCAAGGAGCTGTTTCCCGCCAAATCTCAAGAGACTGACACTAATGAATACATCCCTCGAATGGAAGCACATGTCCACGTTGGCCATGATCAAAACCCTCGAGGCTCTTAAGCTGAAAGACAATGCTTTCGTTGGAGTGTCTTGGAATCTTGGTAACGACACATTTCCCAAACTCCAACTCCTGCTCATTGCTCAGGCAGGATTAGTTCTTTGGGAGGCCACACCGGAGGCTTTTCCCAATCTCAAGTTTCTCGTGATTAATAACTGTGAAAACCTCAAAGAAATCCCAGTGTGTCTAGGAGGTAAACTTGAGAAACTGGAAATAGAGCGTGTCCGCCCTTCTTTAGTTCAGTCTGCTGTGAAGATTGATCAGCAACAGAAGCAACGAGCCACCAGCAAATTTGATGCGCCTCTGGCACTCATCATTGGTCCGGTTGCAGCAGCACTTGCGAg GGGACCAACATGA